A section of the Pseudobacteriovorax antillogorgiicola genome encodes:
- a CDS encoding Maf family protein, which translates to MTKAWALAGTQEASQFELEDDRVYAAGSQHASGCRILMEPNMNINELILGSTSKYRAMVLGQAGIRHFRQLGSAADEEAIVHSQPLAMAQLRAEAKGNGVEAPPKSIVIAGDQVLEFEGKPYGKVATADEAKARLRLFSGKTHYLHSAYALVLVGSKGQKSMQSRVVSVPMTMRALSEAEVDAYVATDEWQGCAGCYQYENRGVHLFEKVLGDSTAIIGLPMPQILCDLRDMGVNLLIDPEGPW; encoded by the coding sequence TTGACGAAAGCATGGGCGCTAGCTGGCACACAAGAGGCGTCTCAGTTTGAGCTTGAAGATGACAGAGTCTATGCTGCGGGTAGTCAGCATGCTAGCGGATGTCGCATACTAATGGAGCCAAATATGAATATCAATGAATTGATTCTAGGATCTACGTCAAAATATAGAGCAATGGTCCTTGGACAGGCAGGAATCCGGCACTTTAGACAGCTTGGCTCGGCCGCTGATGAAGAAGCGATCGTCCATAGCCAGCCGCTCGCTATGGCGCAGTTGAGGGCCGAAGCAAAAGGAAATGGAGTCGAGGCCCCACCGAAAAGTATTGTAATAGCTGGTGATCAGGTGCTGGAGTTCGAAGGGAAGCCTTATGGGAAAGTGGCAACTGCTGATGAAGCCAAGGCCCGCTTGCGGTTGTTTTCGGGAAAAACTCACTATTTGCATTCAGCCTACGCCCTTGTTTTAGTTGGTTCTAAAGGCCAAAAATCCATGCAGAGTCGTGTGGTTTCTGTTCCGATGACGATGAGAGCCCTGAGCGAGGCAGAGGTAGATGCTTATGTAGCTACTGATGAGTGGCAAGGCTGTGCTGGCTGTTATCAGTACGAAAACAGGGGAGTCCACCTGTTTGAAAAAGTTCTTGGTGACAGCACTGCGATTATCGGGCTACCGATGCCACAAATTCTATGTGATCTTAGGGATATGGGAGTCAATCTACTGATTGACCCCGAAGGGCCGTGGTAG
- a CDS encoding KamA family radical SAM protein, whose amino-acid sequence MSRELDSPFIPEEFLAIGQDPQSLTARSAERFGVSVETFINWRWQMKHQIAEKQQLHDVLDLKDQEDLGFEQLKDLFVTGITPYYAGLMAPRLEKAEDCPVRLQAMPRTEERFDSVGVADPLDEVPHSPVKEVVHVYPDRVAFCVAQLCPVYCRYCFRKRRDDEVGLHFNRQIVDRGIDYIASNPAIRDVLITGGDPFIASDAALDNLLSRIRAIPHVDIIRFGTRTPVTLPYRVTAKLGKILAKYHPVWLNTHFNCPEELTPEAQQAIRNLVDAGVPVGNQAVLLRGVNDSEDRMLTLCRQLLKSRVRPYYVFHPHAVEGTEHLRVDLRRGMKIMKSLRGNITGFGIPTYALDTPSGKIPIQHNYMLKEDGEDLIVETIRGEIWRERSVLTEL is encoded by the coding sequence ATGTCACGCGAATTAGATAGCCCCTTTATTCCTGAAGAATTTCTTGCGATTGGCCAGGATCCTCAGAGCCTCACTGCGCGAAGCGCTGAAAGGTTTGGAGTCTCGGTGGAAACTTTTATCAACTGGCGTTGGCAGATGAAACATCAGATTGCAGAAAAGCAGCAACTTCATGATGTCTTGGACTTAAAGGACCAGGAGGACTTGGGCTTCGAGCAGCTTAAAGATCTATTCGTAACCGGTATTACTCCCTACTACGCCGGACTCATGGCGCCTCGACTAGAAAAGGCAGAAGACTGCCCGGTGCGATTGCAAGCGATGCCGCGAACTGAGGAGCGCTTCGATTCTGTCGGCGTAGCAGATCCATTGGACGAAGTGCCCCACTCACCAGTGAAAGAAGTAGTCCACGTTTACCCCGATCGGGTTGCCTTTTGCGTGGCACAGCTATGCCCCGTCTACTGCCGCTACTGCTTTCGCAAGCGTCGTGATGACGAGGTCGGCCTCCACTTCAATCGCCAAATCGTCGACCGAGGTATTGATTATATCGCGAGCAATCCAGCGATTCGCGACGTTTTGATCACAGGTGGTGATCCATTTATTGCCTCCGATGCCGCTCTAGATAATCTTCTGAGCCGCATCCGAGCCATTCCTCATGTAGACATCATCCGATTTGGAACTCGCACCCCGGTAACTCTTCCATATCGAGTTACTGCAAAGCTTGGCAAGATTTTAGCCAAATACCATCCTGTTTGGCTGAACACCCACTTCAACTGCCCAGAAGAGTTAACTCCCGAGGCTCAGCAAGCCATTCGTAATTTGGTAGACGCCGGAGTCCCCGTTGGTAACCAAGCTGTCCTATTGCGTGGTGTCAACGATTCCGAGGACCGCATGCTGACCTTGTGTCGCCAGCTTCTTAAATCGCGAGTTCGACCCTATTACGTGTTCCACCCCCATGCTGTCGAAGGCACCGAACACCTGAGGGTCGATCTACGAAGGGGCATGAAAATCATGAAGTCACTGCGAGGCAATATTACCGGATTTGGAATACCCACGTATGCTTTGGATACCCCAAGTGGCAAAATTCCCATCCAGCACAACTACATGCTCAAGGAAGATGGCGAAGATCTCATCGTTGAAACCATCCGTGGCGAAATCTGGCGAGAGCGATCTGTTTTAACAGAGCTTTAG